The Macadamia integrifolia cultivar HAES 741 chromosome 3, SCU_Mint_v3, whole genome shotgun sequence genome segment TTCATCGTCAAGTTGTTGGGGTATCACATCTGAAATTTCTTCGTTGTTACGATTTCTGACCTGTTGATTATTGGATACTCGAAGTTTTAAGAGCATTTTAGTTACAAAGGTTGCTTGTTTGACTCTCTCCCCCCATTGGATGCTTGACATCCTCTATTTCCCCCTTGCCCCTACCAACCTCGTCCTTCCTTGAGTTGGGACGCTAACCCTTAGTGGCTTTTGGGCCTCGACAGGattgaccacaaaaaaaaaaaaaaaaaaaaatctgaattaatacaaatttttttttttgaaaatttaaactTTTGGGAGTGTAGTTTATATACAATACTGGAGACATCTTATAAAAGATATTAGTCTTAAATGTCAAATATTAGTTCTAAAATCTCATTCATTGAAGAACTACTTTCCTTGGCACATTGACTGTAGGAAAAATATaatcagattaaaaaaaaaaaaaaaaaagaagagaaaagaaaaggaaaaccatTTAATAGTCAAACTTAAGTAGATATGTTTGCGTAAGCAATATTGGTTTCTCTCTTGAATATGTCTAACTGTATAAAACAGAATAATATTGTCTCAAAATAAAGATGCTTATAATTACTATTTTTTGTTGATGGAGTACTTCCACTAGATATTTTTTGGTAGACTCCACTAGAAGTTAAAATGAAGATTTAACAAAGACCATAAACTGAATTATAAATTTTAGCAAATTATGGGCAGCCCTCAAATTTTGTCCATGACAATATTATCAAACAATGCTTTGTTAGTGCATTAAATTAAGGATTAACGCAATAGTAAAAACACTCTAATAAGtttgcattgtttgttttcatATAGAGAGGTGCAGGATAGGATCTGCTCCACAGAATGAGTGGTACTTCTTCAGTCACAAGGACAGGAAATACCCAACTGGTTCAAGGACGAATAGAGCAACAAGTGCAGGGTTTTGGAAGGCAACCGGGAGAGATAAATGCATCAGGACCAGCTACAAGAAAATTGGTATGAGGAAAACCCTAGTCTTCTACAGAGGGAGAGCTCCTCATGGCCAAAAGACAGATTGGATCATGCATGAGTACCGGCTGGAAGACACTGATGATCCTCAAGGCAACCCCAATGTAAGACACCCAATAATCTAATAACTAATTACTGCCATTGATACTTGAACTCAAAATCACTCACAGTATATAAGGGAACTACtaattaatctctctctctccaatcaAATGAGGCCAGATTAAAGGGTATGTCTTATGAATCCCATCAAAGGGTTACCTGTTGGTGAATAACCCTATGTTCTGAATCTTGTCGTCATTTAATCATTAATAATCAGAAGATAACTGGTAGTTCAATTGGTTGGTGCTTTTCTGGTAGTATAGAGGTTTAGGAGGTCATGGATTTGACTCTCTTATTTTCACTTTGTGCCGTAAAGCACCCTCACTTTCCCCTTTTCCCTTTTCActcttaatctttttttttttttttgaaactcaCTCTCCTTACTCTCCTTACCACAATTAAAGTCCCATGAGACAGTTAGATAGgtagaacaagaaaaaaaaagaagaagtaacTCATAAGCTGGGCCACTACATATGCACCAAGAGTATAGCATCTGTTGTGGTCCAGCCCTATTCATGTGATAAGATCTCATCTTAAGGTGGGCTGATGAGTTTGACTGGCGGGTCCTTTATTCTTGCACGTGTACATGTGAAGCAAGTCAACCTCACAATAAATTGGAGATACTAGGTTAAGTAAGAATGAAGCCATGGAATGGAATTAAGGTTATTCATTATAAAGTGGTCCAAAGTGTAACACGTGAGACAGAATAGGAAAGTATATGCGTCCTTTAGACCAAAGGATCAAGCCAATCAAGATGTCCTTTAATGCCCAGCAAATATGTATCCTTTTGGGAAAGGTTGAAATCTTCCCATGTCaccacatagagagagagagagagagagagagagagagagagagagagagagagagagatggtaaCAAGACTTTTCCTTCTCATTGTtgcattattattttatgtaggAGGATGGCTGGGTAGTTTGCCGAGTTTTCAAGAAGAAGCATTTTTTCAAGGTTGAGAAtgaaggtggtggtggtagcCTCAGCTCATCAGATCATCACCAACTCAACAACACATTGAGCTCCAACCAGCCTTGCACTCTAACTCTCAGAAACACTGAATACCTCTACAAGCCCAACCTTGCCCTTCACTACTCCCATATCCCAGCCCCTCCTTACTCCAACATGCATCCTCAACCCATTCTCCATGACTTCTCCACTCTTCTTCCTTCAGACACCACCAACCACCCATCGATGGTCATCAAAAACCTCTTGTCAAACCAGAGAGATTGCGACAGCAGCGGCGGCAGCGAGAGTATCACCGGACAAGTACATTATCAACCTCATCATCAAGCCTGTGAAGGAGGACTAGAGGTTGGGACATGTGAACCAACTCAACCACACATGATGGGAGGAAGAGAGGAGGGCCTCAATGAATGGGTCATGCTAGTAAATTCCCATCTTGGTCAGGAGGATTCATCTAAAGGGGTGAGGTATGAGGATGCAAATCATTTATCAGTACACCAAATTAATCAGCTTTCACTCCGTGGAGAGATGGACTTTTGGGGCTATGGGAAGTAGAAATAATGGAATTTTTGGATGTAAATTAATCCAAAagtatttcttcaaatttatcaAGAATTTGTTGAGCTAATATTTATTCTTAAATGTTACTGAAATATTGTTGGTGGGGAAAGAAGTAAAACTTAAGTGAGTTTAAGCTTCTTTTCCCATGGCTAGACTCATTTTGTTGTACTAATTATTTGTTCTAGTGTTTGTTTCTGTTTCCTTTGATTCTAATTTCAATGTGCAACAAAGAATTAGTTTTTTCTTACCTGTTAGGAtgatacctctctctctctctctctttctctctctctccccttgtgAGTGTTTTGTCTTGGAGATGTATATGGATATTGGGAATCCTATTTGTTTATTTGGATATTGATTCAGATATTGGATACGAATTCGGATAGCTTTTAATATCTGAATGATAAACAAATATGGATTTGGATATTGATGTATCCATTTCGATAATATCTAATCTGATTATAACTGAATATTTTCTATGATTTTGGACAAATTAATTAGgctttatatatattatatgggaAAATAAACTTTGTCCAAGAGGGCAACATGCGTTAAAACTTTTTCaaatctatctctctcttcctccaatgaaatgacatatctatcCTTCTATA includes the following:
- the LOC122072783 gene encoding protein BEARSKIN2-like; its protein translation is MAAASNGGVPPGFRFHPTDEELLHYYLKKKISFEKFDLEVIREVDLNKMEPWDLQERCRIGSAPQNEWYFFSHKDRKYPTGSRTNRATSAGFWKATGRDKCIRTSYKKIGMRKTLVFYRGRAPHGQKTDWIMHEYRLEDTDDPQGNPNEDGWVVCRVFKKKHFFKVENEGGGGSLSSSDHHQLNNTLSSNQPCTLTLRNTEYLYKPNLALHYSHIPAPPYSNMHPQPILHDFSTLLPSDTTNHPSMVIKNLLSNQRDCDSSGGSESITGQVHYQPHHQACEGGLEVGTCEPTQPHMMGGREEGLNEWVMLVNSHLGQEDSSKGVRYEDANHLSVHQINQLSLRGEMDFWGYGK